In Micropterus dolomieu isolate WLL.071019.BEF.003 ecotype Adirondacks linkage group LG09, ASM2129224v1, whole genome shotgun sequence, the DNA window ACTCATTTGTACCTAACACTGGGCTAACTTAACGTACTTGTTTCACCAACATTTCGTCAGACACTGTCTTATTAAATTGTCTAACTGCATTATTAAATGCGTTAataagtcttttttttaaattaactaaTTCGTGGTGTGCACATTGGGACTACATTTCTCACAAGACCATAACGATTGATAAATTGTAATAAACCGTGTTCTGTCGGGTATTTATCTATACTATACCAATGCAGCCCAATGATGCAGCCCCAGTGTTTGTAAACTGTCAGATCTTTCGAGCAGAACGCAACGTTAGTGTTTTCCCCGCGTATTGTGGAATAGAAACCGCGGTTTGCGTGATTTAGGAGGGCGCTAACTAACGTGGGGTCAGTAGACCATTCAGTTACTACAGCTAAATCCATCCTTTATGTTGCCGATAAATCACTCCTATTTCCCAAATTTCGGTGGGTTATCACGGCTGCAGTGGGCAGCTGACTGCTTTTCTCTTTTGAGAACCACACAGCTACTCAGACTAGGCTCGGTGGTAGCCATTATGGCTAACGCAAGGGCGTAACTTGATGTGTGGGAAACTGGACAATATTGTGAACTATACAGTCCGAGACTGGTAAAGCTGTGCATTTACAGTGTGACGGTTACGTGCCGCTTGTCTCTGAACCGTACGTCCCTTCGTAACTCTGCATTTTAACTCTCCGCTCCCCCTCAAAATGACGTCTCCCTGTGCGGCGGCACGTACAGCAAACAACGGCACGGCGACGGCGTTGCCCCTCCATTCTGTACGAGCCAGGCTGGCTGAACCCCCTCCGCAATATACCCGAAACCTCCGGCTAAAACTACCGTTTGTGTCGTAAGAGCGGTTGATATTTTACAGCCAAGTCTATTTAAAATCACATAGTAAAGAATTAGCTTGTCCTTACCGTTTTATGATGAGAAACGCAGCCCTAGATTGTGGTGAGCTGCGGCGCATGCGCACTTGGCTGGTATAGCTTGACTTCCTGCTGAACAGCGCTCGCCTTGTTATCACGCTCCTGTAAACACTGACATTCAACTGTGACTAAAGTAACTTTATCATATGGAAGAGAGACAAGAGTAGGATGTCATATAATAGTATGTCGTATTCGGTGACACCTTcagggttttgtgtgtgtatatttaaagATTATCGTATATCCAGCTTGTATCCCAATTTGCGTTCATTGGTGGAAAAAGTGGCATTATAATGTCGTATTTGAATAAATTCTATGACATTTATGAATAGTGAAGCATAGAGCAGTGCGGGTAAAGCACCGACCATCCAACTGAAGGCTTAATTTCTGCCATAAATCTACCAGGGTAGGGTACTTGTTGTTTGTTGAATCATGCATTATAGATTCATTCGTTTTCAACATTTTAAGCGAGGTGGTCATTTCGTTTCATACCTatttaacattttgtgaaatcaCTGAGGTCATGGAAAGTTACAGTTAGGTTATGACGGGTTTGCAAACACTATGGGGACTTCGGAGAATCAACACATGTCCTACAGAAGCTTCaggaaaacctttttttttttgtacaggtAAGGACGGGGCGCCAGGAGCAATGATCACCAGCAGCCCCTGTTTTAAAAATTGTGCTTCCGAAATCTCTTGATGGCGATTCCGCAAGAAGGGTGGTTTATCCCCACCCCTCCTGTGCCAAACATAGCAGAAGCCCTTTTTAACGATGATGCTGAACATCCCACCTCCTGACCGGTGGCAACATGTTCCTCACTCAGAGGTTTGGGAGCTGTGAAAGTGCCTCTGTGTTTGCGTCTTCTACTGTGCGTGGCATAGtgcaaattataataaatatacgCCAACAAGCATTATATTGAAGTATGTAGTCATTAGTCAGTAATCGTCGACACTTGAGCATATTTGGACGTGCATGTTTGACAGCCGAAGAGCATGATGGGTAAAAAGGGGCGGGGTAAACTAACAGCGTTGGCTTTCATTTTGGTTGCTTTGCGAACTTCAACTAGTGCTGCGTTCAAGAATGTGGGGAAATCGACGGGCACctagaaaaacaaaagtcttACAGTCGGGATTTCGCTTTTGGAAATtcgtctctttctctctctctctctctcagtacgCCGTACATAGTTAGTCCATATTAAAgacaatgaaaaagaaaaatcacgTACAGGGCcgaaataaataatatataatatgtttgtattaacattttattctgttCCATTATATGGCCTATACCTTCTGTTCCCCTAAATGCTGTTTTTAAGTCTTCCTAACACTGTCAGGATATCATTCTGTGGGGCAAATGTCGTTTCTACATATTGATTAAATTTACAATTTTACAGAATTACCCTTCACAGGCGCCAATCTGTAATTTGTGTGCAGTTGTAAATATAAGCTTCGTTTCATGTTCATATCCCCAGACACAATACTGAGGACATGACCTCAGTGGAATATCTAGTGGCTAAGATGCTGATACTTTGGAGGCATAAAGCAGCAAGGAATTCATGTTGCTAAAGTTCTTTTAGAGGCAATACAAAGATTATAGGCATCATagactattgtttttttttgatataGACAACTGACAccagataaataaaacatgtttattttagatTACATCCACTGCCAAACCAGAGCTCCCAGTTAAtaaataatctattttatttctatttttttttttttttcttttttcctcttttaacTGATTGTAGCAATATCTCCATCGGGTCCTCTACATCTCTTGTCCAAATCTAAATTTTTATCAGAGTAACTAGGTCATGATGATCCTCCCTCAGTCTGTCAGAAGAGGGCGCCAAACCCttgctgaaaaacaacaaaccatgAGTCCAAACGTTATTCATCGGacatctatttatttttgttaaccaatcaataaaatcacatcaaataaaaggcaattatacataatatataaaataaataacatttattcaataaaGCTGTGAAATGTGACCATGGGGATCAGGAGCGGAACAGTTTTGAGCTATGTGCAAGGCCTAACAGCTACTGATGATGTCTGGTACAGAAGCCCTATCAGTGGGTTGGTTTGATCATTCCTGTGGACAACATAAAAACACCattaattcaacattttggggaatttgattatgtattttctttctgtgaGTGGCATGAGAAAATGAGTACTTGTGGcttctttattctgttttagTTCAACTATGAAAAATATGGTAAATTTCAAAGATTAACATCTTCCTGATGTTTTCCTGATTTGACTGTGTGTCTTCCTGGTCACAGCAAATTCATAGtacagaaattaacataaaataacatatttCTTTACCTTAAATAGTCCAAAACCAACTAAAATTGACAATTGAAAGCAATGACAATGAGCTGCATGTTCTTTGTTCAGCCACAGACACAGTTGTGCAGTATCTCCACTGGTGCTTACGCAGCCTGGCGGCTTTTCGCCTCTAAATCCAATGTTTGTCTGATTTTGTTGAAACAGAATCTCAGTGTCCCCTTGTGTGCACAAAACAGCAACTAACCCACTATCGATGGAGGAGATGTGCAGTGTCTGAAACACAATACATCATCAATAgcatgttaataaaaataaaacacacagtaagTGGTTAAGTGGCCCGTACATGTTAAGTCtgaatgtttaatatttttgtctttgcagTTTTGACAGACTCAGAGGCAGCTGAGCTTGTTGTAGGCTTAAATATCCTCGGTTTTATGGGTCATATTGTAGATATTGTAGATCCTGCTGTAATATTATTTCCACTCAAGTCTCAGATTTAACGTAAGCATGTAAGCGTTCGCTTCTAGTTATGGCTGATGAGAAACAAGCTTATTTCTTCCCATGAAGTGCCATTTCTTCTTGGTATATTTCCAATGTTGTCCTTTGAATTTAACCACTGCTTTCCAACTGCTTTCTGAGGCTGCCATCTTCACACCTCACATCACACCTTGCCGTGCAATGGGCCCTTCTGATGTTAAGTGCTGAGGAATGGGAATCGTGCTCACCGGTTTGCTAACAGCACAGTATTAACATACAAACTCAAACAACATCATACAGTTGAACCCTGTTTAGATGAGAGACACAAGTGAGGAAGGTAGTTGTAGTATTTAGTAGTACAGACTGGTTGTCAAATGGTGATTTTGGACATTGCAAGGACATTTAGTTAAATTTCAAGGCATAGCACCCCGGTGGTGAAGTCCTCATCTGCACCAAGAACACAAAATGCTAACATCTGATTGTCAAACAAACCGATCTGGTGGGTTACCAGGAAGCTTACAGTTTGAATCTGTACAGACATGTAAAAATAAAGGGATGGTTTAAATGTAGTAAAATACATCCCTTACCAAGCTGCATCCGCAAACTGTATGGTATATCTACTGGATCACCAATACAGGTCACATGAAGGCAAAGTAAAAACTGTAGAATGCATAATCTTTAGCGTGTGTGAACGGATATATTGGTGAGATGCTGGTGAAAGGTGAACTAGCAGTGAGTTTAGTTCCCAGGAAAAGTGTACTGTAGTCTATTGTACGCTCCAGGCCTGTAAACAACAGATTAATAGTGTCTGCAGCCAACAGCTTCTGGAGACTTGAAAGCATTCATGATCCTCTGGATCAGAGGTTGTTACTGCTGTGTTTGAAAGTCGTGTGCGCGGACGTGCATTCATCGTAAATACAGCTCACTGCTCAGAACAGCAAGCTGACCATCACAGGCTTCATCACAGCAGGCATTATTAGTGTCACAAGCTGGCAAATCCCAAATACTCTTACCCATGTGAAAGCTTAAGTTAGTTATGTCAATGGAGGGTCACTATTACTATGTTAACAAAGAATTTCAACAACTTTAAGCACAGATTTATTTTAAGTTCAGTGAAACTCCTGGCTGAAAGTTAACTAATGTAGGCGATCATTGCTGCCAGATTTGTTCGAGTATAGCTTAAGCTTATAGCTTAAGaacatatttcaacattttggaaattcACGCTTCTTcatgagagttagatgagaagattgatccCAGTCAGAAGGTGACTAGCATAGcatagcatgaagactggaagcaggagcCCGGGAACTAGCCTAGCTCAGtacaaagggaaaaaaacacagctcTAAAGCTTACTGAGAAACACGCTGGATcccatttgttttatttgtacccaaacagaaatgtaaaaacgaACAACAGTTTTGTCACTTCTGTCAAGTGTCTCCGGCTAGCGCAGGAAAGTAGAAAGTCTGTCAGCACAACTTCTAGCCTAATTATGTGGCACTtagatttctgtttgtgtacgGATCAAACTGCTTTCCAACACTCTGAGGCATTATATTGTAATGTGTGAATTCTTGAGCTTTAGAGTTGCTGCCTGGTAGGCCTATCTTTAAACAACAGAGggagccaagctagctgttcagttttaatgctaagctaggctaatcgCCTCTTGGGTTCAGCTCTGCATTTAATACACAGAAAAGAGACAGATGTcaattttcttatttattactattattattatcattatcaataGTATTTATTCCACACAATGTGGACCTATCCACCTGCCTTGCAAACTGCATCGAGCAAAATTGAGCATTTTGTCATGCAGGTGGCTCCATGGCATGTTGCCTGGACTTCTGAGCTCGGAGATAAACTGACCTGTAGTGGGTTTGAAGGACTGTAATAACCACGGTGAAAGAAATTCTAATTTACCATCTTGCCCAGGTTTTCTACTTGAAGCCTGGTTTTTCTCCAGGCTACTACCTACTCTGGAACACAGCAGAATTTATAGGCCCACAGAAGCAGCACATATTTCCACACCATTGGATTTAATGTGTTAGCATCCATCATCTGCTGAGAGCTGAATGGAACATTATTTTTGTGAATTGAGCTTTGAACAAAAGAAACAGCGGTTTGTCTAAGCTGTTGCCGACTGCAGGTGAAATTCAAACTCCCTTTTGTTCTTAATCAAACACATCTCTGTCTGATCTACTGCTGAGAAAATCATTAGAAGGTCTGATGACTGAGAGGTGACGCACTTGTCTTGCTCCTGTTGATGCTATGATACAAATACCTAAATAGGACCACCTACCCTAATTACAGTGGCCTAACTTTATGTATACACCTAAACTAGAAAcaatctttatattttttacaaaaacattactCATCTATTCACAGAAAGGTTTCAGTCAGTTTGGCATAAGTGCACACACAGCTTACAGTAGCAGGAGGAGCACATTGATTTAATATGGTGACACTTATTGAAGAGTGCACTGTGTCTGTTGACACTATCAATTAAAGAGCTTTCAGTGACCTTTAAGCTTTCATCTCTATAGATTTCACTATTATTTACAAGCTTGCAGTCACAAAAGATTTCAGGCAAAGaatcacacacactttgacaGGTAGAAACCCACAACAAATGCCAGACCAGTAAGTCACAGTCCATGGATTTATCTGGACCGTCAGTATACTCAGAAGTTCATTAACTCCAGGGCTGTGAAAAGGAGTATCGGCTGAACTCTAAACCCCAACACCTGATCACCTCCACTCTGTGTTTTCAGAGCCTAACAAGGCCCGACACAGGTTGGCTCATGCTACACCACATGAATATAGAGATACAACTTGCCTATAAGATACACATCAGGATGTACAATAGCCCCCTGTTAGAAAAGAATCCCAGTTGTCGGAAGAACCCACACACAGAGGGGGCACAAGCACAAGGTGAGGGAGTGATGGATGGTGATATCACAGGGTGCTGAGCCTGAGTGACTTGGTTTCAATGGACAGCTGTGAGACGAGGTGAGCTCTTGGTGTGACGGGACAGTGTTTGGACAGAGAGTTCTGAGTCAGCAGTGGCAGCCCTTTTCAGCGGTTGCGGTAGCAAGTTCCTCTTCGTCCTCGGCCGGGTAGAGGACCTTGGCTGTGAGGCCACTCTTCACCCCGTCCCAGCCATCGCGGGTGGCGATCTCCCCCATCTTCATCAGCTCGTAGATGTCTCTGGTCAGCAGCTCGAAGGCCCGGTCCACATTGCTGTTGCACTTGGCCGACGTCTCCACGTAGCGGATGCCCATCTCGGCCGCCAGCTGCTCCGCCTCGTCCCGACTCACCTTGCGGTCCTTGTTGAGGTCACTCTTATGGCCGATGAGGATGTAGACCATGTGGTGAGGCAGGATGTGCTCGCTCACCTCCTTGTGCCACTCCCTCACATGGTCAAAGGTCTTGCGATTGGTGAGATCAAAGACTAGTAGCCCGCCCACAGAGTTACGGTAGTATGATGTTGTGATGGACCTAGGGGGCAGAAATGTGGTAAATTGACATGTTAGTAATTCGAGGCAAAAGGAATTTGAATGAACACTTCTGAACATTTTGGACAGCTTTGATGGACACACTACAGCGACCTGTCAGCAAGGCTGCCACTATCCTGAAACCACTGTATGGAAGCTCCAGACCGGTTTAGTCTTTTGGAGAAAGTCTCAAGTCAGTCAagccaagtcaagtctcaagtcattcAGGAAAAATCCAAGTCTAACCCCAAGTCTTGTCAAAGCACATCCGtgtcgagtccaagtcaagtctcatgtCCTCATTTTTGTGAGTCAAGTCCACAGCTCTGATAAGATCCATATTCTCCTTGACTCTATTTACAGCAACCACAACTAActcaaaatcacacacactgcaagGATAATCCAATTTTCCACTGCTTTTGcaattttgtaaatgtttgaacGTCCAGGTTGCAAAGTAGTTCCAAACTCTGTGCATTATCTATGTTTTCTGTATATATCCTGTCGCCTTTAAGCACCCACCATGTGCAGTGCACACTGCAGACTGCAAACGGCACCTTCATTATATTTTTCCCAGCGCCCTCAAAACCAACTTGTCCAATGTAGGCATATGCATTCCGTATGCACTATGTTGATTGAAATCAAAAAGGTATCGGAACATTTAAAAGACAGGGCCTCAAAATGTGCTAAATATGACCAAACACATTTGCACTTTAATTGCCCTGCTGGGGATGAATGACAgtattgaattgaaatgaatcaATTAACCACATAGGCTAGATCCACttacacatttatacatataGGCTACACAAGCCTTAATCTGTGCACATGGTGGTTTAAAAATTGCTGATTGATTTTCCAAACATGTCTCATAGTCATTTAAAACAGAAGTGAAAGACTTTAGTGTGGTGAAGCCTGATGGAAAACACCCTCTGAAGCTTGGGCTTCAAAAGGGAAAGCAGATCTAAGAGCAGAGCTGCTTCTCCAGACAGAGAAGGAAATTACCCATGACAGCGGGGACACATGAAACAGCACAAGCAACAGGGCAGATGAATGCAAAAACTACATTTGGGTATAAAGTTGTCATCCTTTTGTGTTTGCATGGAGACTGTGGAGTCAGTATCTCAGGAAATCAAACTGGGGCCTAAATATGAGGAGGCTGCCCATCATCCGTGAATGAATGCAATGATGCAACTCGATTTTGACTGTTTCTATATAGGCCAGGGCATCATAAGATTGAGGCCTATATAATCGACCCTTTTCTCCACTGACTACACTCACTTCATTACATCACAATGAGAGAGGAAAGGGCCTTTATTTAAATTAAGCATTTTATAGTACCTAGCAGCCAACAGCGACAGCAAACCAAGGCCTCTCAAttatttaacaacaaatatattcTGCGAGGAATGGTCGTTACATTTAATTCAGAGACATTTTATTCAGgctcgtttttttttttgaaattcTGTTTAGTACCTGAATCGTTCCTGACCAGCCGTGTCCCAGAGCTGGAGCTTAATTTTCACGCCGGGCTCGATATCAAGCGAGCGGGCATAAAAATCTACCCCGACCGTAGGATCCGCCACATCGCTGTAAATCCCGTCCGTGAAGCGCTTCAGCAACGACGACTTCCCCACCGTCGAATCCCCGAGTAAAATGATCCTGAACTGGTATTGCCACAAAATATCCATGGCATGACTAGTGTGTGTGAAACAAAGCCCTGTGCGCGGCGTGTTTACATGAagcccctgctgctgctgcggctcCTGCTGCTGCCTTGCCTTCTGCTCAGGAGGAGACGAGGAGCACAGAGAGACCTCAGCAATCATGTGATAGATTTACCTCCACACGGGATGTTACAACTATAACCCTGCTGCAGCCGTGAATGGGGCAGAAACGTTATAAAAGAGTCAGAGATAAGCCGTAGTGGTATTTTAAGCCGTAAGAAAACATATGCTAATtcagtgttttatatatatagccGCATATTTACACTCGGACTTAGCCGCAAGTTAGCAACAGACCCATGACCGGGAGACGTTTTTCTACAGTGTGAAATTTTAGCAGATTCTTTCCGCGTGCTTGACACATCAGGGCAATATTTCGTAactgtttttttgggggggagtTTGACACTGCACTGTTGTTGTTGGTCAGTGGTTGGTCGCAGTTGCTGTCCGTGGTTCTGAAGTAGGTTATGAGGCTTCAGCTCAAGCTGAGCACGGTCAGTGTCAGTAGGCtatatttttgtctttacagGCCTACACAATTTATTCAGTTCTATCTTTCTCTGTgaaagaaaaaatgtgtttggcgAAATGTCAGAATATCTGTTTGTATAAGTATTAATGTGTCAATAACgtgacaataaaacaaaaagacagcaaGGGTTCCTAAAATgagtgtaaaaatacatatcCCATCATGCAAGGGATCCATGTGAGCTATACGGGCCAATCAACGGGCTGCTGCTCGGCGCTAATGTGTATAAAAGAACGCGACGCTCCCTTCACTCGCTCTCTTTCACTTCAAGTCTTCCAAGAGGAAAAGTAGCCCAAACTCAGAACACGGGTAAGGCCCCAACTAGTGTTTCTTTAACTCAATTTATATCTACAAGCATGCGTTTGTCTTACTGAAGAGTTTAATGTACTTAAGGTTTTGTCTAGGCGAAGCTACGTAAGTAATCAACACTAGCTGTTAACTGTTAAACTAACATTAGCTTATCTGAATTAGCTACTGTAGTTATAAGACCAGGTAATGCTTCAGGATGAGTAACCACACGAAGGTAAAATTGCATTTACGATAACCCAAGTTGCATCAAGCTGGGCTtgtcttattaaaaaaaaaaaaggggaaaaaaaagactaaCCTTAGGTTAAGGCCTAAGCGAACGTTAGCCGAGCTAAATGTTAGCGCTAATGCTCGTGAACCACGTGGTTAACTTTCAGCCCGTCCTTCAGAAACTGGCTCATAATTTTGTTCCCTTTAAAACAACAGTTAACTACTTTACTGGTACATTAGTGTACCTAGCCTGCTGAGCGTAAACGTTTAACTCCTAACGTTACTCAGATGGTAACTGACCTTACGTTTAATTACAAAGCACAATCTGGCGATGGAGGCAACGTAAAGTGCTAACGTTACCTTACCTCCTAACAATCAATACTATAgtgttaaaattttaaatgacttCATCAAAATAACGATTATTTTCTGATTGCGCTGGCTTCATCGTATATCACTAGAATATACACTAACTGGCTTTTGTCTTTTCTCCACAGGGTCAACCCATAATTGGAGCTCTGCCCAGCCCCTCTAACCATGGCTATCTGTATAGACTGCAGGTcagggttttttgttttctcttgtcAGGACTTCATATCGTGTCTAAGTAACCGGCTCCTATCGAAGCCGTTCATGCTCTCATGTAGCAGTGAACGGTCAACAGGAAGCCAAAATGAAGACTTTCACCGACGGTCGCtgttcagtttaaaaataactGCTCCAGCAACATTTAGGGGAAGGACACTTGAAACCAAATCATAGGATTAACTTGTTGTACGCATGTTTAAGTGATGGTAACTCAACACTTCCATCTTTCTGCAGGTGTTGGGAAATGAAGATGGAAGGGCGAAACATGAAAATGACCTTCTCATGAAGGTAACATCCTGATCTACATTAAACGTGAACACTCCTGGCTGTGATGACAAACTTGCCCTCACTGAGATTAATCTTGATTGAGACATTATTTTACTGAGCCACATTTGCTTTATTGAAGTTTTAAGAAAGCTGTAAAAGAATATATGTAAACTACTTCCTTGCTCCCTTTAGGTGACCTCATGGCAGCACCTGAAGAGACTAGGTGCCACTCCAGGCTGACAAAGATGAACTAAATGAGGACATCTCACGTCAAGGTAAAATGACTGGTTAATTTAGTCCACATTAGCATACAGCATGCTATCCTAAGGACCAGCGCTTGACTGTAGCTCTAGGTTCTCCAAGTGCATGCAAGAGAATTGGGTGGTCTTTGACTGTTGTGGCCCCTTCGTGCCATCAGCAGCCACTCTACTGTCCTACAGAGCTGCTGCTAGTGCAGCAGCTGGAAGTAATAAACATGCTAAAGCTGGTTTTAATTAAGTTTCTTCTTCTGTAGGAATCATCTGCTCGTATCAGTGTCTTGGGGCGGTAGGGGCTCTCAATCGTTCCTGGGTTGTGAAGGTATGTAAACGTGTTGGTCATGTGCAAGTTGTCCTTCTGATCAGTGATGACCACATAACACAATGAGGACTGTTGGATGAAGCTTGCGGATATGGGACTGAGATCAGCCCTTCATTAACTGGCTCCAAAGGCTGGTGAATTGCACTAAAtccactttattttatttcagatcAGCAACATGCCGGCAGAAGCACGAACAAGTGAATTGGGAATCCAAGGTTGTCTAGCTTCGCCGCTGCAGGCATTCACCTGAACTGACTTGTACCTGCAGTACAGCTAACAAGACTATTACTACTTAAAGGCTGGGGTCAACCACTTACTACTGGCTGGTATTGTGTTTAATCAGTTTTCAAATAAATGGTTCAGACAAACTTGGCTTTCTGTGAAATTTATTCAAGGACtaaaagcaaaatgcaacaGAAAATACTGATTCACCTTGTGGGGACAAGTAACCTTATGTGAACTCAGCAAAGGCTTGAATCTTACATGCGAGTCCTGCACTTTACACTGGTGTTTAAACAAGGTAAGCTTTAGGAAGCTGCGTATCTGTCATAATACAATGTTTAAATACATGCAGTATTTACAGTAAGGCCACCATACTGACAAATGGATCTGCATTTCAATCCCTGAGCCTTGTGTCAATGTGAAGCTAAACTGTCCAGACTTCAAAGGATATTCTCAATCTGGTCAGTAACAAGCGTAGCTGAAAATCCAGAACTATCTGCAATATTGGGTAAGTTGGTTTATTACTCCAGGCAGGAAATGAAGTTCATTCGTTTGAGATGGAAGGCAATTTCAGCTCTGACAACTCCGAGTCTGGGCTGCTGCTGCCGCTCCGATCACTGTAGGTGTCCCTGTGTCAAAGAATAAGTCATTAATCCAGGCCTAGTTTTTCAGGTTCACTAATTTGGTTCTTTCAAAGCAGTTGACTTTAACCCTAAGCTCTCCTTTTTAAACTCACTTATGACTGGCTGAGTACTAATCATGCCAATGGCAAGTTCCCATCTTCTACCACAAATATTGGTCTTTTGTGCTTCAGTGTTTCCACACATGCATGATTAAATGCGATGTGTTCTGGCTCCACTGGCCTCAAACATAAGAATCTTTTAGGTTGTCTTTTTGCATAGGTGTCTTTTTGCATTCagttttagttatatttaatCACATTCATTATCACTTAATTGTGATAATTACACCAACAGATCATAGTGATTTTACAATAATCTGCATGTTCCCTGCGATTATATTTACTCTTTAAAGCGAGCCGTAAGTACCTGAAAATGAGTTCATGTAAAACATCTGGGTCACGATCTGTCTGTAAGCCTGCAGGTTTACAGACATGCTGCTCTAACAACACTTCCAGATGCATTTTAAACCAGTTTCAAAGAATCAAACACATACAGACTCATGTCAAATCACCATTCTAATCTGAATAACTTGGTTATCCACATATGAAGAATGGGGCCCTGGTCTGACAAATCTGAGTCTGTACACTTGTTGAGACGTGTAATCTGATGCTGCGTGTTTACCGTGGAGACAGACGGCAGCCCTTTTGTAAGTAGCTCTGCAGCTTCCCGGCAGAGGCCAGCAGCAAACCAAGATAGGGGGGTGATGGCTTAATGGGGCGAGAGGTAAACTCGGGGTGGTACTGCACTCCAGCGAAATACGGATGatctgaaaacagaaaagtacGCAGAAAGTTGTAGTGAAATTGTTGGCCTTTAAAACCCCTGAGTTAACAGTTCAAGATAAAAAGGAGTTTAGTGTTTCACTGTCCATACCATCCAGCTCTATGACCTCCATTCTTTCCCCTTCGACATCCTGACCTACGAACCGGAAGCCCTTCTCTTCAAAGTGACTCTTGAGCTCAGGATTGACCTGCACAacattcaaagttcaaaaataaatacacccACTGTCAACAAGGTGGTTTATGCTGCTGATGAACTGACGGGTCGACGTGCCTCAAAGCGATGTCGGTGCCTTTCATCC includes these proteins:
- the rab42a gene encoding ras-related protein Rab-42a, producing MIAEVSLCSSSPPEQKARQQQEPQQQQGLHVNTPRTGLCFTHTSHAMDILWQYQFRIILLGDSTVGKSSLLKRFTDGIYSDVADPTVGVDFYARSLDIEPGVKIKLQLWDTAGQERFRSITTSYYRNSVGGLLVFDLTNRKTFDHVREWHKEVSEHILPHHMVYILIGHKSDLNKDRKVSRDEAEQLAAEMGIRYVETSAKCNSNVDRAFELLTRDIYELMKMGEIATRDGWDGVKSGLTAKVLYPAEDEEELATATAEKGCHC